One Megalopta genalis isolate 19385.01 unplaced genomic scaffold, iyMegGena1_principal scaffold0250, whole genome shotgun sequence DNA window includes the following coding sequences:
- the LOC117221554 gene encoding hemicentin-1, whose product MDISIFFLSLSSFTVAGDISNTVQNLYCELGLKNDNLCPIDGSWTRWSLWSSCSRKCGYKGKRSRHRTCNNPSPSNNGSPCVGPNYQIETCQIIGCTMKDYEDVVYNHPIRIEEMKVVQRIHKKLPALIELCFSVDCMYFIVKKILGSNAMQYWNAMNCVKYDVGCPNPGGWSTWGVWSPCTAACGRGKKYRTRICNSPVPSHLELMCNNSALEMDSCVGFNCKKHSMGTWTNWSNWNTCSVQCGNGIKIRKRSCLKMQNAQETSCKGPIKEINACAISNCSINGRWSAWTHWTPCSSNCGIGTQFRNRMCNNPSPSGNGDPCSGSASEVRQCFSKPCIVKSHEVAHFMEKSSLLYSTNGRPSRLLHMYLRFLPLTPFGVLIHRYENNCRELSCNYVKLSLHNGKVVLVSQISGCTMGLVHEDKIEIGEWHVVFAVICGSRGILRVNNGLHKATTFSCIPTSYNLDHIMKVGEVFQGQIQEIIINFESILLSIPKDKHDRKHKIVPSNIINVQYSLGDDEEAFISVGLTESVTVPCPKDMESWQITM is encoded by the exons AtggatatttcaatatttttcctTTCATTAAGTTCTTTTACTGTTGCCG GAGACATATCGAACACTGTACAAAATCTTTATTGCGAGCTTGGATTAAAAAATGACAATTTATGTCCCATCGATGGTAGTTGGACTCGTTGGAGTTTATGGAGTTCTTGTTCCAGAAAATGTGGCTACAAAGGCAAGAGAAGTAGACATCGTACATGTAATAATCCATCACCTTCGAATAATGGTAGTCCCTGTGTTGGTCCTAATTATCAAATTGAAACTTGTCAAATTATTG GATGTACGATGAAGGATTACGAAGATGTTGTATATAATCATCCGATACGCATAGAAGAAATGAAAGTTGTTCAGCGAATACATAAAAAGTTGCCTGCTCTAATTGAATTATGTTTTTCTGTTGATTGTATGTATTTCATTGTCAAGAAAATTCTTGGGAGCAATGCA ATGCAATATTGGAATGCAATGAACTGTGTTAAATACGATGTTGGATGTCCAA ACCCTGGAGGCTGGAGTACTTGGGGGGTATGGTCACCATGCACTGCAGCATGTGGAAGAGGTAAAAAATATCGAACAAGAATTTGTAACAGTCCAGTTCCTTCGCATCTTGAATTAATGTGCAACAATTCAGCCTTGGAAATGGACAGCTGCGTGGGATTTAATTGCAAAAAGCACTCAA TGGGAACTTGGACTAATTGGAGCAACTGGAACACATGCAGTGTACAATGTGGCAATGGTATTAAAATAAGAAAACGATCATGCTTAAAAATGCAAAATGCACAGGAAACATCATGTAAAGGTCCAATTAAGGAGATAAATGCTTGTGCGATCAGCAACTGTTCAA tAAATGGACGATGGTCAGCATGGACACATTGGACACCATGTTCATCAAATTGTGGTATAGGTACACAGTTCAGAAATCGCATGTGTAACAATCCATCTCCAAGTGGTAATGGTGATCCATGTTCTGGTTCTGCTTCTGAAGTTCGCCAATGTTTCAGTAAACCATGCATTG TTAAATCGCACGAAGTAGCGCATTTTATGGAGAAAAGTAGTCTTCTGTATTCAACAAATGGAAGACCTTCACGTTTGCTTCATATGTATTTAAGATTTTTACCATTGACACCGTTTGGTGTGCTCATTCATCGATATGAAAATAATTGCCGAGAATTATCCTGCAATTATGTTAAATTATCGTTGCATAACGGAAAAGTAGTACTCGTGTCTCAAATATCTGGTTGTACAATGGGCTTAGTTCACGAAGATAAAATAGAA ATTGGAGAATGGCATGTAGTGTTTGCAGTAATATGTGGATCACGCGGTATTTTACGTGTTAACAATGGTTTACACAAAGCTACTACTTTTTCATGTATTCCGACATCGTATAATTTGGATCATATTATGAAAGTTGGAGAAGTATTTCAAGGTCAAATTCAAGAAATAATTATTAACTTCGAATCTATCCTACTTTCTATACCAAAG GATAAACACGATCGAAAGCATAAAATTGTTCCTTCGAATATTATTAACGTACAATATTCATTGGGAGATGACGAGGAAGCTTTCATATCTGTTGGTTTAACAGAATCGG